GATAAAGTTgtaaaaggaacaaatcaatagATCCTGAAGACAGGGAATTCTCTGTATTTTACCAGAAATATCTCTGAGATCAAAGAAAAGTGTTCTGAAATAGTTTAATCTTCAAAgtaattatttttattgatCCTAAGACAGAAAAATATTGCAACCCAAAGGGCTGCGCTGAGAGTAGTCCTGCAAAGTATTCTATAAGAAGACAGGATTCGGTTTTGTTTCGAAGGTCTCCTTCTTTCTTCCCAGCTGCTAATTTCCTAATTTCATACCTTCTTCTTGGCCTATATATCTATTTATTTTGCTTTCCATGCTTTCCTTGAAATTTGTAACTCTCAAAAGCTCTGTAAAATCTGTATTTAATCCCACACAatccccacacacacacacactatgATTCTTTTTGCAGCAAGGGAAATATGGCAAAATTATATACGAGTCGTCGACATAGTCATAGCCTATTCATTTTCAGCATAATACTGCGAAAAATCCTTTATAGAAAGCCCGATGCGTTGTGAGTATCCTTCCGTTGTTGTTGCATTGCGTTcctttgttgctgttgttcttGATGTTCTTGCCGTCTTTAGCTGAAAATTGTTTGTTTGAAAAATATCGATTTAAATGCCAAAAGAAACCATATCCTTATGGTTTGTGGAGCACGTTTTTAGCTGCATTTTTTTGCCACAAAGAATCCATAATTTATAGCCAAAAACCTCTTACAGAATGGGCTCATTCAATTCGGCACCAAAGATCAACAATGTGGACTCCCAGGACGATGGTCTCGAGCTGCCCAAGGGTCTTCTGAGCACATCGGCATTGCTGCAACATGTGCAGCAGTCAAGGGGCGTGGGCATCGAACAGCCATCACTCCTGTCCCGATGCTTCCTCAAGCCCCTGTTGATGGACGAGGATGTCACCGATGGATTGCGTTGTCTCCAGCTGAACTCTGTTTCCAGAGGTAACAAAAATGATACTTACAGCTTTTTATGGATTTATTATAATTTATGGATGGATTTTTAGTTTGCAGTGCACCCATTGAGGGCGATAGTTCGCAGAACATTCGATTGCTACAGTGGAATATTTTGTCGCAGAGTAAGTACTGTTTATATTAATCCTTAATCCTTGTCCTAATCGGTTTCTTTTAGCTCTGGGCCAGCATAACGATGGCTTTGTACGCTGTCCCGAAGAGGCATTGGATTGGCAGCATCGCAAGTACCTGATTGTCCAAGAGATCCTGCAGAATCAGCCCGATGTCATTTGTCTGCAAGTATATATTTATGACCTCCCCCTTGGCCGCCATGCAGTTGCGCTTTAACAAGGAATCCCCATTCGTTCTTTTACAGGAAGTGGACCACTTCAAGTTCCTGCAGACCGTCTTGGGCAGCCAGAACTATGCGGGCATCTTCTTCCCCAAACCGGACTCGCCTTGTCTGTACATAGAGCAGAACAACGGACCCGATGGCTGTGCCATTTTCTACAAACGCGACAAGCTGCAGTTGATGGGCTACGACACTAGGGTCCTGGAGGTGTGGCGTGTGCAGAGCAACCAGGTGGCCATTGCTGCCCGACTCCAGTTGAAGGCCTCCGGCCGGGAGTTCTGTGTCTGCACCACCCATCTGAAGGCACGGCATGGCGCCCTGCTGGCCAAGCTGCGCAATGAGCAGGGACGAGATCTGATGCGATTCGTTAAACAGTTTGCTGGCGAGACgcctctgctgctgtgtgGAGACTTCAATGCGGAGCCCATCGAGCCCATATATGCCACGATACTCGGCTGCGATCTGTTCAAGCTAGGCAGCGCCTACGCGGATGTTAAGCTGGAGCGAGAGCAGATCCTACAGCCCAGCGAGGATGTCAATGAGTTTGTCTCGCAGTCGATCAAGCGTGAGCCGCCCTACACCACCTGGAAGATACGCGAGGAGGGCGAAGAGTGTCACACCATTGACTATGTCTTCTATACACCCGATCACCTCAAGGTGGGACCGCATTAAAAGGTTATAAAGACATTTTCTAATCGCTGTTCCCATCCAATTGCAGATCAAAAACTGTTTGGAATTTCCGGCAGGGGAAGAGATTGGCAAAAATCGCACGCCCAGCTATCAGTATCCATCGGATCATTTCTCTTTGGTCTGTGACTTTGAGCTGCTCGATGGCCCACCACTAACCTCTGGCTCGGGGGATCAGGCGGACAAGGCGAGTGACAGCGAGGGGGAGGGCAGCAAACATGGCAACATACAATAGCCAAGCCGCCACAAAGCATCCGAAAATTCACCAGATGACAAGTTTCAATTACATTACATCGATTGTGATATTAGTTGTTAGATAAATTTTAGCCTCATAACTCGTACACATACACGAGTGTTGCACGACGACAGTTTGCAGCTTTTTACAAGAAATAATCCAAAATGcacaataaataaattaattaagtTGGAAGAAAGTCAACAAAAAATGGGTTTTCGTTCTTCTTCTAGATCTGTTCTTGTTCTGTCAGCTATATAATATTTTAGATCTATTTTAGTTCAATTTAAGTCTGTTATATATGGAATCTTAAAAAATGAGGATATCTACAGGATGTTAGTAGGCTAGTTAGGAGGCAATACCCTCACAATGTAAGTAAGATCACCCTCCGGTTAGGCCAGTTTGAATCCGATTAATATGAGTGCAATTGATCAACAACCTATCGCAGCTAATCGCGAATTCCACAGCTGGCATAGTAGATTAAATGCCTATTGAATCTACTCGCAAATCGAACCCCTAGAAAAAGCCGTCTAAAGCCATCACAAAAACACGCCATTTGGCGAAAATTGCAGCCGGAAATTATCAAATGCGGCGCAGTCCGCGTAGCCACTGAGAAGCCACTGTTACGCAACAGAACAAAACTGGGCATAAT
This region of Drosophila miranda strain MSH22 chromosome 2, D.miranda_PacBio2.1, whole genome shotgun sequence genomic DNA includes:
- the LOC108156775 gene encoding nocturnin isoform X3, yielding MKLISTFVFLVVAFYKLFKKFFKGNMAKLYTSRRHSHSLFIFSIILRKILYRKPDALMGSFNSAPKINNVDSQDDGLELPKGLLSTSALLQHVQQSRGVGIEQPSLLSRCFLKPLLMDEDVTDGLRCLQLNSVSRVCSAPIEGDSSQNIRLLQWNILSQTLGQHNDGFVRCPEEALDWQHRKYLIVQEILQNQPDVICLQEVDHFKFLQTVLGSQNYAGIFFPKPDSPCLYIEQNNGPDGCAIFYKRDKLQLMGYDTRVLEVWRVQSNQVAIAARLQLKASGREFCVCTTHLKARHGALLAKLRNEQGRDLMRFVKQFAGETPLLLCGDFNAEPIEPIYATILGCDLFKLGSAYADVKLEREQILQPSEDVNEFVSQSIKREPPYTTWKIREEGEECHTIDYVFYTPDHLKIKNCLEFPAGEEIGKNRTPSYQYPSDHFSLVCDFELLDGPPLTSGSGDQADKASDSEGEGSKHGNIQ
- the LOC108156775 gene encoding nocturnin isoform X2, giving the protein MEFLMKTSRLIVTSKTFARRVAVPIPSKGNMAKLYTSRRHSHSLFIFSIILRKILYRKPDALMGSFNSAPKINNVDSQDDGLELPKGLLSTSALLQHVQQSRGVGIEQPSLLSRCFLKPLLMDEDVTDGLRCLQLNSVSRVCSAPIEGDSSQNIRLLQWNILSQTLGQHNDGFVRCPEEALDWQHRKYLIVQEILQNQPDVICLQEVDHFKFLQTVLGSQNYAGIFFPKPDSPCLYIEQNNGPDGCAIFYKRDKLQLMGYDTRVLEVWRVQSNQVAIAARLQLKASGREFCVCTTHLKARHGALLAKLRNEQGRDLMRFVKQFAGETPLLLCGDFNAEPIEPIYATILGCDLFKLGSAYADVKLEREQILQPSEDVNEFVSQSIKREPPYTTWKIREEGEECHTIDYVFYTPDHLKIKNCLEFPAGEEIGKNRTPSYQYPSDHFSLVCDFELLDGPPLTSGSGDQADKASDSEGEGSKHGNIQ
- the LOC108156775 gene encoding nocturnin isoform X6, whose translation is MKLISTFVFLVVAFYKLFKKFLMGSFNSAPKINNVDSQDDGLELPKGLLSTSALLQHVQQSRGVGIEQPSLLSRCFLKPLLMDEDVTDGLRCLQLNSVSRVCSAPIEGDSSQNIRLLQWNILSQTLGQHNDGFVRCPEEALDWQHRKYLIVQEILQNQPDVICLQEVDHFKFLQTVLGSQNYAGIFFPKPDSPCLYIEQNNGPDGCAIFYKRDKLQLMGYDTRVLEVWRVQSNQVAIAARLQLKASGREFCVCTTHLKARHGALLAKLRNEQGRDLMRFVKQFAGETPLLLCGDFNAEPIEPIYATILGCDLFKLGSAYADVKLEREQILQPSEDVNEFVSQSIKREPPYTTWKIREEGEECHTIDYVFYTPDHLKIKNCLEFPAGEEIGKNRTPSYQYPSDHFSLVCDFELLDGPPLTSGSGDQADKASDSEGEGSKHGNIQ
- the LOC108156775 gene encoding nocturnin isoform X1 — translated: MDNKNCIQEHYGHRRQPALGKAMPVTALLLNLNLDDGTRRRQDVQEERDEDDENPPRYFNVTDEPPSPDGGEEPPPPPAHYQQEPKLAGSSAEAKPCLNCLGLGDHQMTSSATSAINEMCLRLCGDECRQPQGLSLGGQRLRQDFLKQYEIAEALAKTSAMTSTVQMRQRLAARKLEIDFEMDVELDATKQQQQKQQQQQQGVASPSPSPSPNSNSNSNRRQTAAAVGGDTVPPSSSFTVDYEPPRDLLLYLVRMGSFNSAPKINNVDSQDDGLELPKGLLSTSALLQHVQQSRGVGIEQPSLLSRCFLKPLLMDEDVTDGLRCLQLNSVSRVCSAPIEGDSSQNIRLLQWNILSQTLGQHNDGFVRCPEEALDWQHRKYLIVQEILQNQPDVICLQEVDHFKFLQTVLGSQNYAGIFFPKPDSPCLYIEQNNGPDGCAIFYKRDKLQLMGYDTRVLEVWRVQSNQVAIAARLQLKASGREFCVCTTHLKARHGALLAKLRNEQGRDLMRFVKQFAGETPLLLCGDFNAEPIEPIYATILGCDLFKLGSAYADVKLEREQILQPSEDVNEFVSQSIKREPPYTTWKIREEGEECHTIDYVFYTPDHLKIKNCLEFPAGEEIGKNRTPSYQYPSDHFSLVCDFELLDGPPLTSGSGDQADKASDSEGEGSKHGNIQ
- the LOC108156775 gene encoding nocturnin isoform X4, producing MEQALHMKRANKAPCKNDRKSYLQKVMLTRMGSFNSAPKINNVDSQDDGLELPKGLLSTSALLQHVQQSRGVGIEQPSLLSRCFLKPLLMDEDVTDGLRCLQLNSVSRVCSAPIEGDSSQNIRLLQWNILSQTLGQHNDGFVRCPEEALDWQHRKYLIVQEILQNQPDVICLQEVDHFKFLQTVLGSQNYAGIFFPKPDSPCLYIEQNNGPDGCAIFYKRDKLQLMGYDTRVLEVWRVQSNQVAIAARLQLKASGREFCVCTTHLKARHGALLAKLRNEQGRDLMRFVKQFAGETPLLLCGDFNAEPIEPIYATILGCDLFKLGSAYADVKLEREQILQPSEDVNEFVSQSIKREPPYTTWKIREEGEECHTIDYVFYTPDHLKIKNCLEFPAGEEIGKNRTPSYQYPSDHFSLVCDFELLDGPPLTSGSGDQADKASDSEGEGSKHGNIQ
- the LOC108156775 gene encoding nocturnin isoform X5 codes for the protein MEFLMKTSRLIVTSKTFARRVAVPIPRMGSFNSAPKINNVDSQDDGLELPKGLLSTSALLQHVQQSRGVGIEQPSLLSRCFLKPLLMDEDVTDGLRCLQLNSVSRVCSAPIEGDSSQNIRLLQWNILSQTLGQHNDGFVRCPEEALDWQHRKYLIVQEILQNQPDVICLQEVDHFKFLQTVLGSQNYAGIFFPKPDSPCLYIEQNNGPDGCAIFYKRDKLQLMGYDTRVLEVWRVQSNQVAIAARLQLKASGREFCVCTTHLKARHGALLAKLRNEQGRDLMRFVKQFAGETPLLLCGDFNAEPIEPIYATILGCDLFKLGSAYADVKLEREQILQPSEDVNEFVSQSIKREPPYTTWKIREEGEECHTIDYVFYTPDHLKIKNCLEFPAGEEIGKNRTPSYQYPSDHFSLVCDFELLDGPPLTSGSGDQADKASDSEGEGSKHGNIQ